The following are encoded together in the Naumannella cuiyingiana genome:
- a CDS encoding bifunctional aldolase/short-chain dehydrogenase, whose amino-acid sequence MTNQAVTDLLARSNRLGSDPRNTNYAGGNASAKGTETDPATGADVELMWVKGSGGDLGTLTEPGLAVLRLDRLRALTGVYPGVEREDEMVAAFDYCLHGRGGAAPSIDTAMHGLVDAAHVDHLHPDAGIAIATAADGERLTAEIFGDKVAWVPWRRPGFQLGLDIAKIKSENPQAVGVILGGHGITAWGDTSAEAEANSLWIIRTAQAYLDENGSDQPFGAPRDGFGALPEDRRRAKAAALAPHLRAVASADRRMVGHFTDSPEVLDFLAGEKLGALAELGTSCPDHFLRTKIKPLVLDLPADAPIEECVARLAELHEAYRADYRAYYERHATADSPAMRGADPAIILVPGVGMFSYGKDKQTARVAGEFYVNAINVMRGAESVSTYAPIDEAEKFRIEYWALEEAKLARMPKPRSHAGRIALVTGAASGIGKAIAARLAAEGACVVIADLDPAQAREAAAELGGPDTAVGVAADVADAEAVRAAVNTALLAFGGLDLVINNAGLSISKPLLETTESDWDIQHEVMAKGAFLVSQAAARAMIEQRLGGDLVYISSKNSVFAGPNNIAYSAVKADQAHQVRLLAAELGEHGIRVNGINPDGVVRGSGIFAGGWGAQRAAVYGVPEDELGAFYAQRTLLKREVLPEHVANAAAALTSDEFSHTTGLHVPVDAGVAAAFLR is encoded by the coding sequence ATGACCAACCAGGCCGTCACCGACCTGCTCGCGCGCTCCAACCGGCTCGGCTCCGACCCGCGCAACACCAACTATGCCGGCGGGAACGCGTCGGCCAAGGGCACCGAGACCGATCCCGCCACCGGCGCCGATGTCGAACTGATGTGGGTGAAGGGCTCCGGCGGCGACCTGGGTACGCTCACCGAGCCCGGCCTGGCGGTGCTGCGCCTGGACCGGCTCCGGGCCCTGACCGGCGTCTACCCCGGCGTCGAGCGCGAGGACGAGATGGTCGCCGCCTTCGACTACTGCCTGCACGGCAGGGGCGGCGCGGCGCCGTCGATCGACACGGCCATGCACGGGCTGGTGGACGCGGCCCATGTCGATCACCTGCACCCCGATGCCGGCATCGCGATCGCCACGGCCGCCGACGGTGAGCGGCTGACCGCCGAGATCTTCGGCGACAAGGTGGCGTGGGTGCCGTGGCGGCGGCCGGGATTCCAACTGGGGCTGGACATCGCCAAGATCAAGTCCGAGAATCCCCAGGCGGTCGGCGTGATCCTCGGCGGCCACGGGATCACCGCCTGGGGAGACACCTCCGCCGAGGCCGAGGCGAACTCCCTGTGGATCATCCGCACCGCCCAGGCCTATCTCGACGAGAACGGCTCCGATCAGCCCTTCGGCGCCCCCCGCGACGGGTTCGGCGCCCTGCCCGAGGATCGCCGCCGGGCCAAGGCCGCGGCCCTGGCTCCCCACCTGCGCGCGGTCGCGTCCGCCGATCGGCGGATGGTTGGCCACTTCACCGACAGCCCCGAGGTGTTGGACTTCCTCGCCGGGGAGAAGCTCGGGGCGCTGGCCGAGCTCGGCACCTCCTGCCCCGACCATTTCCTGCGGACCAAGATCAAACCGCTCGTCCTCGACCTGCCCGCCGATGCGCCGATCGAGGAATGCGTGGCGCGCCTGGCCGAGCTGCACGAGGCGTACCGGGCCGACTATCGCGCCTACTACGAGCGGCACGCGACGGCGGACTCCCCGGCCATGCGCGGCGCCGATCCGGCGATCATCCTCGTCCCCGGCGTCGGCATGTTCTCCTACGGCAAGGACAAGCAGACCGCGCGGGTGGCCGGCGAGTTCTATGTCAACGCGATCAACGTGATGCGCGGCGCCGAGTCGGTCTCGACCTACGCGCCGATCGACGAGGCGGAGAAGTTCCGGATCGAGTACTGGGCACTGGAGGAGGCCAAGCTCGCGCGGATGCCGAAGCCGCGCAGCCATGCCGGCCGGATCGCCCTGGTGACCGGAGCCGCGTCCGGGATCGGCAAGGCGATCGCCGCCCGGCTCGCCGCCGAGGGCGCATGTGTCGTGATCGCCGACCTCGATCCCGCGCAGGCGCGCGAGGCCGCTGCCGAGCTGGGCGGCCCCGACACCGCCGTCGGCGTGGCCGCCGACGTGGCCGACGCCGAGGCCGTCCGCGCCGCGGTCAACACCGCACTGCTCGCTTTCGGTGGGCTCGACCTGGTGATCAACAACGCCGGCCTGTCGATCTCCAAGCCGCTGCTGGAGACCACCGAGTCCGACTGGGACATCCAGCACGAGGTGATGGCCAAGGGCGCCTTCCTGGTCTCCCAGGCCGCGGCCCGGGCCATGATCGAACAGCGCCTCGGCGGCGACCTCGTCTACATCTCGTCGAAGAACTCGGTCTTCGCCGGCCCGAACAACATCGCCTACAGCGCCGTCAAGGCCGACCAGGCCCATCAGGTACGCCTGCTCGCCGCCGAACTCGGCGAGCACGGCATCCGCGTCAACGGGATCAACCCCGACGGCGTCGTCCGCGGTTCGGGCATCTTCGCCGGGGGGTGGGGCGCCCAGCGCGCGGCCGTCTACGGCGTACCCGAGGACGAGCTCGGCGCGTTCTATGCCCAGCGCACGTTGCTCAAGCGAGAGGTGTTGCCCGAGCACGTGGCCAATGCCGCGGCCGCGCTCACCTCCGACGAGTTCAGCCACACCACGGGCCTGCACGTGCCGGTCGACGCCGGCGTCGCCGCGGCCTTCCTGCGCTGA
- the rhaI gene encoding L-rhamnose isomerase, translated as MAYAAPELADLDRAARAALDAQTIELPSWAFGNSGTRFKVFTSPGTPRDPFEKIADAGQVHAHTGIAPRVSLHIPWDLVDDFGALAAHATEHGVAIGAINSNVFQDDDYKLGSLCNPSARVRRKAVDHHLRCIEVMRATGSTDLKIWLADGLNYPGQDDLRQRQDRLAEGLAEIYAGLDDGMRLILEYKFFEPAFYATDIPDWGTALLHCSALGERAKVVLDTGHHAPGTNIEFIVAQLLRVDRLGAFDFNSRFYADDDLMAGAADPFQLFRIMHELARAGALAPGSMINFMLDECHNIEDKIPGQIRSVLNVQEATAKALLVDAAALAAAQRDGDVLGANAVLMDAYNADVRGLLADWRTDRGLPADPMRAFAESGHLAKIAAERTGGTQAGWGA; from the coding sequence ATGGCATACGCCGCCCCGGAGCTCGCCGACCTGGACCGCGCCGCGCGGGCCGCGCTGGACGCCCAGACCATCGAGCTGCCCTCGTGGGCGTTCGGCAATTCCGGTACGCGGTTCAAGGTCTTCACCAGCCCCGGCACGCCGCGCGACCCGTTCGAGAAGATCGCCGACGCCGGCCAGGTGCACGCCCACACCGGGATCGCGCCGCGGGTCTCCCTGCACATCCCGTGGGACCTGGTCGACGACTTCGGCGCGCTCGCCGCGCACGCGACCGAGCACGGCGTCGCGATCGGTGCGATCAACTCCAATGTCTTCCAGGACGATGACTACAAGCTGGGTTCGCTGTGCAATCCGTCGGCCCGGGTACGCCGCAAGGCCGTCGATCACCACCTGCGCTGCATCGAGGTGATGCGGGCCACCGGCTCGACCGACCTGAAGATCTGGCTCGCCGACGGGCTCAACTACCCGGGCCAGGATGATCTTCGTCAGCGCCAGGACCGGCTCGCCGAGGGCCTCGCCGAGATCTATGCCGGGCTGGACGACGGGATGCGGCTGATCCTTGAGTACAAATTCTTCGAGCCGGCCTTCTATGCCACCGACATTCCGGACTGGGGCACCGCCCTGCTGCACTGCAGTGCGCTCGGCGAGCGCGCGAAGGTCGTGCTCGACACCGGCCACCACGCCCCCGGCACCAATATCGAGTTCATCGTCGCCCAGTTGCTGCGGGTCGACCGCCTCGGCGCCTTCGACTTCAACTCCCGCTTCTACGCCGACGACGACCTGATGGCCGGAGCCGCCGACCCGTTCCAGTTGTTCCGGATCATGCACGAGCTCGCCCGCGCCGGGGCCCTGGCGCCGGGCTCGATGATCAACTTCATGCTCGACGAGTGCCACAACATCGAGGACAAGATCCCCGGGCAGATCCGGTCCGTGCTGAACGTGCAGGAAGCCACGGCGAAGGCGCTGCTGGTCGACGCCGCCGCGCTCGCCGCCGCACAGCGCGACGGCGACGTGCTGGGCGCCAATGCCGTGCTGATGGACGCCTACAACGCCGACGTGCGGGGACTGCTCGCCGACTGGCGCACCGACCGCGGGCTGCCCGCCGACCCGATGCGGGCCTTCGCCGAGTCCGGCCACCTCGCCAAGATCGCGGCCGAACGCACCGGCGGCACCCAGGCCGGCTGGGGCGCCTGA